The Burkholderia ambifaria AMMD genome includes a region encoding these proteins:
- a CDS encoding aspartate/glutamate racemase family protein — MKTIGIVGGIAWPSSIIYYQTINSLVAQQMGGEGLHCAKLVLAQTDFEEIERRQREGRWDIVGDLLAAEGNKLKAAGADFFLLACNTVHTAAERIEANVDLPFIHIVDPTARSVLERGYKTVGLLGSRYTMTGTYFVSRLKDRYGLDVVIAEGEHQENVHNALYEELAKGIFLPETREKFRRAIADLVSRGAEVIVLGCTEFGMLVKPEDSPVPIIDTTIAHAEAAVRLALASE; from the coding sequence TTGAAAACGATTGGTATTGTCGGCGGAATCGCATGGCCGAGTTCGATTATTTACTATCAGACGATTAATAGCCTTGTCGCTCAACAGATGGGTGGCGAAGGTCTGCACTGCGCGAAACTGGTCCTTGCACAGACCGACTTCGAGGAGATCGAACGTCGACAACGAGAGGGGCGCTGGGATATCGTGGGCGACTTGCTTGCTGCAGAGGGTAACAAGCTGAAGGCTGCGGGCGCCGATTTCTTCCTTCTAGCCTGTAATACCGTGCATACAGCAGCTGAGCGGATCGAGGCGAATGTCGATCTGCCGTTCATCCACATAGTCGATCCAACGGCCCGCAGCGTGCTGGAGCGAGGCTACAAAACCGTCGGTTTGCTTGGCAGCCGCTACACGATGACAGGAACCTATTTCGTTAGCCGGCTCAAGGATCGCTATGGCCTCGACGTTGTCATTGCGGAGGGTGAGCATCAGGAGAACGTACACAACGCCTTGTACGAAGAACTCGCCAAGGGCATCTTCCTGCCCGAAACGCGCGAGAAGTTCAGGAGAGCGATCGCCGACCTGGTATCTCGTGGCGCGGAAGTGATCGTTCTGGGATGTACGGAGTTCGGCATGCTTGTCAAACCCGAGGATAGCCCCGTCCCGATTATCGATACGACCATTGCTCATGCCGAGGCTGCAGTCAGATTGGCATTGGCGTCCGAATAG
- a CDS encoding RidA family protein has product MSKTAERLSALGIRLPNIPTPVGSYAPYYRAGNLLFLSGQGARNEDGTLRKGRLGSGYTTQDGYDDARRIALQLLATAERAVGDLDNIRGIVKIFGMVQADADFKEHPKVIDGCSELFMEVFGERGRHARSAVGMASLPAGLAVEIEAIFEVA; this is encoded by the coding sequence GTGAGCAAAACTGCGGAACGCTTGTCAGCATTGGGGATTCGGCTCCCCAATATCCCCACACCAGTCGGAAGCTACGCCCCGTACTACCGAGCCGGAAACCTGCTGTTTCTCTCGGGGCAAGGGGCTCGGAACGAAGACGGAACGCTTAGAAAAGGACGTCTCGGAAGCGGTTATACGACGCAGGACGGATATGACGACGCCCGAAGAATAGCGTTGCAGCTCCTTGCTACTGCCGAACGTGCAGTCGGGGACCTCGACAATATCCGGGGCATCGTGAAGATCTTCGGAATGGTGCAGGCGGATGCTGACTTCAAGGAGCACCCGAAGGTGATCGATGGGTGTTCGGAGCTATTCATGGAGGTGTTCGGCGAACGAGGGCGGCATGCGCGCTCTGCGGTTGGAATGGCTTCGCTGCCGGCGGGCCTTGCGGTCGAAATCGAAGCGATTTTTGAGGTCGCTTAG
- a CDS encoding DUF1330 domain-containing protein — MPAYLIARVKVDDPEIYSGYTALSPTVIEAHGGRFLSRGQAPMTLEGPEEQRRMVLVEFPDMDHARAFYESPEYQTAKAIRLPVSQAEFVVVPGIAL, encoded by the coding sequence GTGCCTGCCTATCTGATCGCACGTGTCAAGGTCGATGATCCCGAAATCTATTCCGGCTATACGGCATTGAGCCCCACCGTCATCGAAGCCCACGGCGGGCGCTTTCTTTCACGGGGCCAGGCGCCGATGACGTTGGAGGGCCCGGAGGAGCAACGCCGAATGGTCCTCGTGGAATTCCCGGACATGGATCATGCACGTGCATTCTACGAGTCACCCGAGTATCAAACCGCCAAAGCGATTCGCTTACCGGTGTCGCAAGCCGAGTTCGTTGTGGTGCCGGGCATTGCGCTGTAA
- a CDS encoding oxidoreductase, with the protein MTKSDYPTVAVVGPGAIGTTVAAALHDAGRTPVICGRSAHERLMLRFDGGEIVVPGPVRTDPQAVNERFDLVFVAVKSTQVASAAPWIAALCDAKTVVCVLQNGVEQTAAFAPYAAGAAIVPSVVWFPAQRESDASVWLRGKPRLTVPDTPASNVVVSALHGTRCPVEVADDFISLAWRKLLQNAVAGLMVLTGRRAGMFSRSDITELSLAYLRECLEVARAEGAKLGDEVPREIVDGFHRFPPDLGTSILADRQGNRPLEWDCRNGVVQRCGRAHGIPTPISDLVVPLLAAASDGPG; encoded by the coding sequence ATGACGAAGTCTGACTACCCGACCGTCGCCGTTGTCGGTCCGGGCGCAATCGGAACGACCGTCGCCGCGGCCCTTCATGACGCTGGCCGCACGCCGGTGATCTGCGGCCGCTCGGCGCACGAGCGGTTGATGCTGCGCTTCGATGGCGGCGAGATCGTCGTGCCCGGGCCCGTGCGGACCGATCCGCAAGCGGTCAACGAAAGATTCGATCTCGTGTTCGTTGCGGTCAAGTCGACGCAAGTGGCGAGCGCGGCACCCTGGATCGCGGCGCTATGCGATGCGAAGACGGTGGTCTGCGTGCTGCAAAATGGCGTCGAGCAAACAGCCGCCTTCGCGCCATATGCGGCCGGCGCGGCGATCGTGCCATCGGTCGTCTGGTTTCCGGCGCAACGCGAATCGGATGCGTCGGTGTGGCTGCGCGGCAAACCGCGGCTCACTGTGCCCGATACGCCGGCGAGCAATGTGGTGGTCTCGGCGTTGCACGGCACGCGATGCCCGGTCGAGGTGGCGGACGATTTCATCTCGCTCGCATGGCGAAAGCTTTTGCAGAACGCGGTGGCTGGCCTCATGGTGCTGACTGGCCGCCGCGCCGGCATGTTCTCGCGAAGCGACATCACCGAACTGTCGCTCGCCTACCTGCGGGAATGTCTCGAAGTCGCACGTGCGGAGGGCGCGAAGCTGGGCGATGAAGTGCCGCGGGAGATCGTCGACGGATTCCATCGCTTCCCGCCCGATTTGGGGACGTCCATTCTTGCCGATCGGCAGGGTAACCGCCCCCTCGAATGGGACTGCCGGAATGGCGTGGTGCAGCGATGCGGACGAGCTCACGGAATTCCGACGCCGATCAGCGATCTGGTCGTGCCGCTTCTCGCGGCCGCCAGCGATGGTCCGGGCTAG
- a CDS encoding MFS transporter: MHNELTAARRSAFSADERRVVFAASLGAVFEWYDFFLYGSLAALIAAQFFSSLNHTTAFVFALLTFAAGFIVRPIGALVFGRLGDLVGRKHTFLLTILIMGCSTLLVGLLPGYATLGVAAPIILVVLRMLQGLALGGEYGAAATYVAEHAPHDKRGGWTSWIQTTSTIGLLLSLVLIITVRSLTGTSFEVWGWRIPFLFSGVLLGISVYVRLSMHESPAFQRIKAEGRTSRAPLSEAFGQWRYLKLVLQALFGLLAGQAVVWFTALFYAMFFLTQTLKVDAGTTNLLVGLALVISTPLYVFFGRLSDRIGRKPIILCGSFLAALTIVPIFHGLTHFANPALAAAQASSPVAIVSDPADCSFQFNPTGTASFNSACDVARRVLSANSASYATVDAAAGSSTRVKIGATEIAAPSLKGLAPAQAKVAEQQFRVATIRALGEAGYPLKANPETVNRPMILVLLVLLMAYGAMTLGPIAAILVEMFPTRIRYTAMSLPYHVGNGYFGGLLPTVCFALVAQTGDIYFGLWYPVTVAAVSFVIGLVFIREPRRDALYSDD; encoded by the coding sequence ATGCACAACGAGCTCACCGCGGCACGCCGTAGTGCCTTCAGCGCCGACGAGAGGAGAGTGGTTTTTGCCGCCTCCCTCGGAGCTGTATTCGAATGGTACGACTTCTTCTTATATGGATCGCTGGCGGCACTGATTGCTGCGCAATTCTTCAGTAGTCTGAATCATACGACTGCGTTTGTTTTCGCGCTGCTGACCTTCGCGGCCGGGTTCATTGTTCGACCGATTGGAGCGCTTGTATTCGGCAGACTGGGCGATCTCGTCGGCCGAAAACACACGTTTCTATTGACGATTCTCATCATGGGTTGCTCGACGCTGTTGGTCGGGTTGTTGCCTGGCTACGCAACCCTGGGCGTTGCCGCACCGATTATCTTGGTCGTTCTTCGAATGCTCCAGGGCTTGGCGCTTGGCGGAGAGTACGGCGCGGCGGCGACATACGTTGCCGAGCACGCGCCGCATGACAAGCGAGGCGGGTGGACCTCATGGATTCAGACCACGTCCACGATCGGGCTGCTGCTGTCGCTGGTCTTGATCATCACCGTGCGTTCGCTGACGGGTACATCGTTCGAGGTGTGGGGGTGGCGCATCCCCTTCTTGTTTTCCGGCGTCCTGTTGGGGATTTCCGTATATGTGCGTCTTTCGATGCATGAGTCACCGGCGTTCCAGCGCATCAAGGCAGAGGGACGAACGTCTCGCGCACCGTTGTCGGAAGCATTTGGTCAGTGGCGCTATCTGAAGCTCGTCCTGCAGGCTCTGTTTGGATTGCTTGCGGGACAGGCGGTTGTATGGTTCACCGCGCTTTTTTACGCGATGTTCTTTCTGACGCAGACATTGAAGGTCGATGCCGGCACAACGAACTTGTTAGTGGGACTTGCGCTGGTCATCAGTACACCGCTCTACGTATTCTTTGGACGTCTTTCCGACCGCATCGGACGAAAGCCGATCATTCTGTGTGGCTCGTTCCTGGCGGCATTGACTATCGTGCCGATCTTTCATGGGTTGACTCACTTTGCCAACCCGGCATTGGCTGCCGCTCAGGCGTCTTCGCCGGTGGCCATCGTCAGTGATCCGGCCGACTGCTCGTTCCAGTTCAATCCAACCGGTACCGCATCGTTCAACAGCGCGTGTGACGTTGCGCGCCGTGTGCTGTCGGCAAATTCCGCAAGTTACGCGACAGTCGATGCAGCCGCCGGGTCAAGCACGCGCGTCAAGATTGGCGCAACGGAGATCGCTGCGCCTTCGTTGAAAGGGCTTGCTCCGGCACAAGCGAAAGTAGCGGAGCAGCAGTTCAGGGTGGCCACGATCAGGGCGTTGGGCGAGGCAGGATATCCGCTGAAGGCTAATCCGGAGACGGTGAATCGCCCGATGATTCTCGTTCTGCTTGTGCTGCTCATGGCGTACGGAGCGATGACCCTTGGCCCTATTGCCGCCATTCTTGTCGAGATGTTCCCCACACGGATCAGGTACACAGCGATGTCGTTGCCGTATCACGTCGGCAACGGCTATTTTGGTGGGCTACTTCCGACGGTGTGTTTTGCGCTGGTTGCGCAGACAGGGGACATCTACTTCGGGCTCTGGTATCCGGTGACAGTCGCAGCGGTGTCGTTCGTCATAGGGCTGGTGTTCATCCGAGAACCTCGTCGAGACGCACTTTATAGCGACGACTAA
- a CDS encoding SDR family oxidoreductase, translating to MDLGIVGRRAVVCGASTGLGFACARALAAEGAHVTLVSRSEENLRRAAEQLSPHATSGVEWLVADLSKPAGRTALLDACQSTDILVTNAGGPPAVPYMELDAAKWHEALELNFLSAVDLIQGVLPGMIERRFGRIVNITSVTVRTPLEKMELSTSPRMALTGYVAGVSRQVAPFNVTINNLLPGTILTDRLRELRAVADAMIESVPAGRAGTPQEFAAACAFLCSEAAGYIVGQNLCVDGGLVRSTV from the coding sequence ATGGATCTTGGAATCGTCGGCCGTCGGGCAGTGGTGTGCGGCGCATCAACGGGATTGGGATTTGCCTGCGCCAGGGCGCTGGCAGCCGAGGGGGCGCACGTGACCCTTGTGTCGAGAAGCGAAGAAAATTTGCGACGTGCCGCCGAGCAGTTGTCGCCGCACGCGACATCGGGTGTGGAGTGGCTGGTGGCGGATCTGTCGAAACCTGCCGGACGCACGGCGTTGCTGGACGCCTGCCAGAGCACGGATATCCTGGTGACAAATGCCGGCGGGCCACCGGCCGTGCCGTACATGGAGCTGGATGCGGCCAAATGGCACGAGGCGCTGGAGCTGAATTTTCTTTCTGCCGTTGACCTCATCCAAGGTGTGTTGCCAGGGATGATCGAACGCCGCTTTGGCCGCATCGTGAACATTACCTCGGTAACGGTGCGCACGCCTCTAGAAAAGATGGAGTTGTCCACTTCGCCGCGAATGGCCCTCACGGGCTATGTTGCCGGCGTGTCAAGGCAGGTGGCGCCGTTCAACGTGACGATCAACAATCTGCTTCCCGGTACGATCCTGACCGACCGCCTTCGCGAGCTGCGCGCCGTGGCCGACGCCATGATCGAAAGCGTGCCCGCGGGCCGAGCCGGAACGCCTCAGGAATTTGCCGCGGCGTGTGCCTTCCTGTGCAGCGAGGCTGCGGGATACATCGTTGGACAGAACCTCTGCGTAGATGGAGGCTTGGTGAGAAGCACCGTGTAG
- a CDS encoding diaminopropionate ammonia-lyase: MNPVFQHCKNPSWLDAAKADRAAAAVENLGEWRMAVKEIHSWPEYESQPLHSLDSLAAQTNVAKIYYKDESQRFGRGMGSFKALGAPYAVFCILADAVEKKTGTRPTSDDLRSGKYREITERVTVTVATDGNQGRGLAYAAKAFGCRCVVYIHEHVSPGRKEAMEALGAIVIRIQGEYEASVGRSRSDAKNNGWHFVSSTSWDDYASGSPRDVMNAYMVLVDEALQQLPDPKAITHIFVQGGVGSIAAAIFLRFYQELDGAAPRMVMVEPNEADCLYQSAFNRTPTPSAGSLHTIMAGLACREVSPAAWALLDWLGSDFVTIPDSWAEDAMRALAAGNGDSPIVCGETAAGGTAVVLKAKELPELREALGLDKQSQILLFGLEGATDPTIYEQIVGRSVADVFDGVAR, encoded by the coding sequence ATGAACCCCGTATTTCAACATTGCAAAAATCCGTCCTGGCTCGATGCCGCAAAGGCGGATCGGGCTGCGGCGGCCGTCGAGAACCTCGGTGAGTGGCGCATGGCAGTGAAGGAGATTCACAGCTGGCCCGAGTATGAGTCACAGCCGTTGCACTCGCTCGATAGTCTTGCGGCGCAAACGAATGTGGCGAAGATCTACTATAAGGACGAGAGCCAGCGCTTTGGTCGTGGTATGGGCAGTTTCAAGGCTCTGGGCGCCCCGTATGCGGTATTTTGCATTCTGGCAGACGCTGTAGAGAAGAAGACCGGTACGCGTCCGACATCGGACGATCTTCGGAGCGGCAAGTACCGGGAAATTACGGAGCGTGTCACGGTTACTGTCGCGACGGACGGAAACCAGGGGCGCGGTCTGGCCTATGCGGCGAAAGCGTTCGGTTGCCGCTGTGTTGTCTATATCCACGAACACGTCAGCCCGGGCAGGAAAGAGGCCATGGAGGCGCTTGGCGCCATTGTGATTCGCATTCAGGGCGAATACGAGGCATCCGTGGGGCGTTCGCGCAGCGACGCGAAGAACAACGGATGGCATTTCGTGTCGAGCACCTCGTGGGACGACTACGCTTCCGGCTCACCGCGCGATGTGATGAATGCGTATATGGTGCTCGTGGACGAGGCGCTGCAACAGCTGCCCGATCCGAAAGCGATCACGCATATTTTTGTTCAGGGTGGCGTCGGCAGCATCGCCGCTGCGATTTTCCTGCGCTTCTACCAGGAACTCGATGGCGCTGCGCCTCGCATGGTGATGGTCGAGCCGAATGAAGCCGATTGTTTGTATCAAAGCGCATTCAACCGCACGCCGACTCCGTCCGCCGGATCGCTGCACACCATCATGGCTGGGCTGGCATGCCGTGAGGTTTCTCCGGCCGCCTGGGCACTGCTCGATTGGCTCGGCAGCGATTTCGTTACGATCCCCGATTCGTGGGCAGAAGATGCCATGCGCGCGTTGGCAGCCGGTAACGGAGACAGCCCGATTGTGTGTGGTGAAACCGCGGCGGGAGGGACTGCTGTGGTTCTGAAGGCCAAGGAACTCCCCGAACTCCGCGAGGCGCTGGGCCTTGACAAGCAGAGCCAGATTTTGCTGTTTGGTCTCGAGGGCGCAACGGACCCGACTATCTATGAGCAGATCGTTGGACGATCGGTAGCCGACGTTTTCGACGGCGTCGCACGATAA
- a CDS encoding haloacid dehalogenase type II, which yields MSNAEQLKSEIKVVMFDQYGTVVDMQRGLTEIAAPFLKEKGWTGNPNSFVTWWRRTHFENSMIDALLHKEHTPYREIGHRAVAYTLERAGIQYTQEEVRYLVSCIERLKPFPDVPEALARLQTRYKIVVLSNGDPDMLETAKEYHKIPFDNVISVKAAESFKPHVATYTKAAEIMGVKLSEVLFVANHAFDCIGAKSAGMRSAFIDRRKRPFGGTPHQPDIWVDDMSSLADLMV from the coding sequence ATGAGTAATGCTGAACAACTCAAGAGCGAGATCAAGGTTGTCATGTTCGATCAATACGGTACCGTGGTCGACATGCAGAGGGGGCTGACGGAAATCGCCGCACCCTTTCTCAAGGAGAAGGGTTGGACGGGCAACCCGAATTCGTTCGTGACGTGGTGGCGCCGCACTCACTTCGAGAACTCGATGATCGATGCGCTGCTCCACAAGGAGCACACGCCGTACCGTGAAATCGGCCATCGTGCGGTCGCCTATACCCTGGAGCGCGCAGGCATCCAGTACACGCAAGAGGAAGTCCGCTATCTCGTGTCGTGCATCGAGCGCCTCAAGCCGTTCCCAGACGTTCCCGAGGCACTTGCACGTCTGCAGACGCGCTATAAGATCGTGGTTCTTTCGAACGGCGATCCCGACATGCTTGAAACGGCCAAGGAATACCACAAGATTCCGTTCGACAACGTGATTTCCGTGAAAGCCGCCGAGTCGTTCAAGCCGCACGTCGCAACTTACACGAAGGCAGCGGAGATCATGGGGGTGAAACTCAGCGAAGTTCTGTTCGTTGCGAACCATGCATTCGATTGCATCGGTGCAAAGTCGGCTGGCATGCGCTCGGCATTCATCGACCGTCGCAAGCGCCCGTTCGGAGGCACGCCGCACCAACCGGATATCTGGGTTGACGACATGTCTTCGCTCGCGGATCTGATGGTCTAA
- a CDS encoding DUF4148 domain-containing protein, producing MKSRLIVAMLVALSAYVATPAFASESTVTRAQVRAELAALQQAGYSPSRPNDPHYPDNLQAALNRIRDNSGGATERQKLGNSSNSDYGTQSGRGAVASTAEHSTYFGH from the coding sequence ATGAAATCCCGCTTGATCGTAGCCATGCTTGTGGCGCTATCCGCCTATGTTGCTACCCCGGCTTTCGCTAGCGAAAGCACCGTAACTCGCGCGCAAGTACGTGCGGAGTTGGCGGCGCTTCAGCAGGCTGGCTATTCGCCAAGCCGTCCGAACGACCCGCATTACCCGGACAATTTGCAGGCGGCATTGAACCGAATTCGAGACAACAGCGGCGGTGCGACCGAACGGCAGAAACTCGGCAACAGCAGCAACAGCGATTACGGGACACAGTCGGGCCGTGGCGCCGTCGCGAGCACGGCCGAGCATTCAACCTATTTCGGTCATTGA
- a CDS encoding LysR family transcriptional regulator: MSRPLIPDLSSRELQAVCTIAECGSFMAASITLNVSQPALTRTVQRVEQAIGLDIFRRTTRRLEITAAGEEFVALANRILADLRISVDSMREITDELRGQVIVSTVMSVACIHLPGIIARYSKSKPRVEIQIREGVYGKIVEDVRGGVADFGITYIDDVPNELSTIKLAIEAFHVVMPNGHPLSKKPGISLEEASHFPMVSMPKESQTRRHLEGLALAGGLVLQHAVTVSQFATVMQCVQAGVGLAILPGGAVPSALSAGLVSRPLTKPVVNRTLGIVLLKDRALTPSARGFLGQLQASWG, encoded by the coding sequence ATGAGCCGCCCCCTTATCCCTGATCTCAGCTCTCGCGAGCTTCAAGCGGTATGTACCATCGCCGAATGCGGCAGTTTCATGGCGGCGTCAATCACTCTCAATGTTTCCCAACCAGCATTGACGCGTACGGTCCAGCGTGTCGAGCAAGCTATCGGTCTCGACATCTTTCGTCGCACAACGCGACGACTGGAAATCACTGCGGCCGGTGAAGAATTCGTTGCGCTGGCCAACCGTATTCTCGCGGATCTGCGCATCTCGGTTGACAGCATGCGCGAGATTACGGATGAACTGCGAGGTCAAGTCATTGTTTCCACGGTGATGTCTGTTGCATGTATCCATCTGCCCGGCATCATAGCCCGCTACAGCAAGTCGAAACCGCGTGTGGAAATCCAGATTCGCGAGGGTGTCTACGGAAAAATCGTGGAAGACGTTCGCGGTGGTGTAGCCGACTTTGGCATCACCTACATTGATGATGTGCCTAATGAGCTGTCGACCATCAAATTGGCCATCGAAGCGTTCCATGTCGTAATGCCGAACGGGCATCCGCTATCGAAGAAGCCCGGTATATCGCTCGAGGAGGCATCGCACTTTCCCATGGTGTCGATGCCCAAGGAGTCGCAGACGAGACGACATCTTGAGGGTCTAGCGCTTGCGGGCGGCTTGGTGCTTCAACACGCCGTTACAGTCAGTCAGTTCGCGACCGTTATGCAATGCGTCCAGGCCGGGGTCGGATTGGCGATCCTGCCGGGAGGAGCGGTACCGAGCGCACTTAGCGCCGGTCTTGTTTCAAGACCGCTAACGAAGCCTGTCGTCAATCGGACACTGGGAATCGTCCTGTTGAAGGACCGAGCGCTAACGCCGAGTGCGCGTGGATTTCTTGGCCAGCTTCAAGCGTCGTGGGGATAG
- a CDS encoding dicarboxylate/amino acid:cation symporter: MRKTPSLTRYIIGAMILGAIVGAICHNQVQDSAKLASIAGYLSIGTEVFLRLIKMIVAPLVFATLVPGIAKMGDVGAVGRVGLKAMSWFVGASLVSLVLGLVLANWLQPGANTNFPLPEVTASVSLSTNAFSLKDFITHLVPRSAAEAMAQNEILQVVVFSIFCGIALAALEERGKMLVQVVDQLGMMMLKITEAVMRFSPIAVFTAIASIIATKGLGILMTFAKFIGMFYLGLATLWSVLILVGFIFLGRRIFSLIKMIRAPFLLSFMTASSEAAFPQMLTALDKFGVSRRISSFVLPLGYSFNLDGTMVYCTFTILFIAQAYGIALPIETQITMLLMLMVTSKGIAGVPRASLVVIAATLAHFNLPEAGLLMIMAIDTFMDMGRSATNAVGNSIACAVVAKWEGALDASRTNAPETETELVARREAGGTSPSPGVST; encoded by the coding sequence ATGAGAAAGACCCCATCCCTTACGCGCTATATCATTGGCGCGATGATCCTTGGCGCCATCGTCGGGGCGATCTGCCACAATCAAGTTCAGGATTCCGCGAAGCTTGCCTCGATAGCCGGGTACCTCTCGATCGGCACTGAAGTATTCCTCCGCTTGATCAAGATGATTGTTGCGCCGCTTGTATTCGCAACCCTTGTACCAGGCATCGCAAAAATGGGGGATGTGGGTGCGGTGGGTCGGGTCGGCCTGAAGGCGATGTCCTGGTTCGTCGGCGCATCGTTGGTGTCGCTCGTTCTTGGTCTTGTTTTGGCCAATTGGCTTCAACCCGGAGCCAATACCAATTTTCCGCTCCCCGAGGTCACCGCGAGCGTATCGTTGAGCACCAACGCGTTCTCGCTGAAGGACTTCATCACTCATCTCGTCCCCCGCTCCGCTGCGGAGGCGATGGCCCAGAACGAGATTCTTCAGGTCGTTGTTTTTTCCATATTCTGTGGGATCGCTTTGGCGGCACTCGAAGAACGAGGCAAAATGCTGGTGCAGGTGGTCGATCAGCTCGGCATGATGATGCTGAAGATCACGGAAGCGGTCATGCGCTTCTCTCCGATTGCCGTCTTCACTGCTATCGCTTCGATTATTGCCACCAAAGGTCTAGGTATCCTGATGACCTTCGCGAAGTTCATCGGAATGTTCTATCTGGGGCTGGCAACTCTTTGGTCGGTACTGATACTCGTGGGTTTCATTTTCCTTGGACGCAGAATCTTCTCGCTGATCAAGATGATTCGTGCGCCGTTCCTGCTTTCTTTCATGACGGCGAGCTCCGAGGCAGCGTTTCCGCAAATGCTCACGGCACTTGATAAATTCGGTGTGAGTCGCCGTATCTCGAGCTTTGTCCTCCCGCTCGGGTATTCATTCAATCTTGACGGGACGATGGTTTACTGCACCTTTACGATCCTGTTCATCGCGCAAGCATACGGCATCGCCCTGCCGATCGAGACGCAAATCACGATGCTCCTGATGCTGATGGTGACTTCCAAGGGAATCGCGGGCGTTCCTCGGGCATCATTGGTGGTCATTGCAGCGACGCTCGCGCATTTCAATTTGCCGGAAGCAGGTCTGCTCATGATCATGGCTATCGACACGTTCATGGATATGGGGCGGTCTGCGACCAATGCCGTGGGGAACTCTATCGCGTGCGCGGTCGTGGCGAAGTGGGAGGGCGCATTGGATGCGTCAAGAACGAATGCGCCAGAGACGGAAACGGAGCTAGTGGCGCGGCGCGAAGCAGGAGGAACGTCGCCGTCTCCTGGAGTATCGACTTGA
- a CDS encoding LysR family transcriptional regulator codes for MEAKWLEDFLSLAETRSFSRAAHDRHLTQSALSRRIAALETWLGAKLIDRTVSPVRLTSTGVMFRGQAAEILRGIYAARTLAHAHELVADGVQVVRLSVVHTLLFTFLPQRLRKLRDELGHIKAKVQAVNIPDGVQALVEGDTDLFLAYHHPQLPILLDANRFPFLTLGTDKLIPVSATDANGSAVYRLSGESQEPIPFMAYAPGTFLGNVVEMLILNSVETCGLRRTFEAHMSEAVKAMVVAGNGLGWLPASCIARELQEKSVAIAGADSWATDLEIRIYRSAENQNTAAEELWSWMKKHASSAASPTSRLER; via the coding sequence ATGGAAGCGAAATGGCTGGAGGACTTCCTGTCTTTGGCGGAAACAAGAAGCTTTTCTCGCGCTGCCCACGATCGCCACTTGACCCAATCGGCCCTGAGCCGCCGGATCGCCGCACTCGAGACCTGGCTGGGTGCAAAGCTCATTGATCGTACGGTCAGTCCCGTACGCTTAACGTCAACCGGGGTCATGTTTCGCGGCCAGGCTGCCGAGATACTGCGAGGCATCTACGCCGCGCGCACGCTGGCGCACGCCCATGAACTCGTCGCCGACGGTGTGCAGGTGGTGCGCCTCTCCGTCGTGCATACGCTGCTTTTTACCTTTCTGCCACAGCGCCTCAGAAAACTGCGGGACGAACTCGGGCACATCAAGGCAAAAGTCCAGGCGGTCAATATTCCGGATGGCGTGCAAGCCCTTGTGGAAGGCGACACGGATCTGTTCCTTGCCTACCATCACCCGCAACTACCCATCCTTCTCGATGCCAACCGCTTCCCCTTTCTGACGCTGGGCACGGATAAATTGATTCCGGTCTCTGCGACCGATGCAAATGGAAGTGCGGTGTATCGACTGTCTGGCGAGTCTCAAGAGCCAATTCCATTCATGGCGTATGCGCCTGGAACATTCTTGGGCAACGTCGTGGAAATGCTCATCCTGAACTCAGTAGAAACATGCGGTCTGCGGCGTACCTTCGAAGCGCACATGTCCGAGGCCGTAAAGGCGATGGTCGTGGCAGGCAACGGACTAGGATGGCTCCCTGCGAGTTGCATAGCGCGAGAGTTGCAAGAAAAGTCGGTGGCGATAGCCGGCGCAGACAGTTGGGCGACCGACCTGGAAATCCGCATCTATCGCTCGGCAGAAAACCAGAATACCGCGGCCGAAGAGTTGTGGAGCTGGATGAAAAAACACGCTTCCAGTGCTGCATCGCCGACGTCCAGGCTCGAGCGATGA